In a genomic window of Methanosarcina horonobensis HB-1 = JCM 15518:
- a CDS encoding 2,5-diamino-6-(ribosylamino)-4(3H)-pyrimidinone 5'-phosphate reductase, with protein MDRPFIFINSAMSADGKLSTKERKQVKISGKLDFERVDELRAQADAIMVGIGTVLADDPSLTVKSPERKNARKAAGKSENPVRIIVDSAARTPLDADIFKKGEGLRIIAVSNSAPAEKIKSLEEKALIIKTGDLKVDLKELAAKLKQIDIDTLMVEGGATLNWGMLSAGLVDEVYTFVGNLIIGGKTAPTFTDGEGFTEAELLELELLSAEKIEEGMLLKWKVKGKKNEIIS; from the coding sequence ATGGACAGGCCCTTTATTTTTATAAATTCTGCTATGTCAGCTGACGGCAAGCTCTCAACAAAGGAGAGAAAACAGGTAAAGATTTCCGGAAAACTTGACTTTGAGAGAGTGGATGAACTCAGAGCTCAGGCAGATGCGATCATGGTAGGGATAGGAACCGTACTTGCCGATGACCCGAGCCTGACTGTAAAATCTCCTGAAAGGAAAAACGCAAGAAAAGCTGCCGGAAAAAGTGAAAATCCGGTAAGGATTATTGTTGACAGTGCCGCAAGAACCCCTCTGGATGCCGATATATTCAAAAAAGGGGAAGGGCTCAGGATAATTGCGGTTTCAAATTCAGCCCCTGCAGAAAAAATCAAAAGCCTGGAAGAAAAAGCTCTGATCATAAAAACAGGAGACCTTAAAGTTGACCTTAAGGAGCTTGCGGCAAAACTGAAGCAAATAGATATAGACACCCTCATGGTCGAAGGAGGGGCAACCCTGAACTGGGGCATGCTCTCCGCAGGCCTTGTTGATGAAGTCTATACTTTCGTTGGAAACCTTATCATAGGAGGGAAAACAGCTCCGACCTTTACGGACGGAGAAGGATTCACAGAAGCCGAACTCCTTGAACTTGAACTACTTTCGGCTGAGAAAATAGAAGAAGGAATGCTCCTTAAGTGGAAGGTAAAAGGGAAAAAGAATGAAATTATTTCTTAA
- a CDS encoding CBS domain-containing protein, with product MPKNIFIEDIMVRDVACATLPGSRDEVLKILKNKHISGVPVLKDSRVVGIVTRTNLLQNPEEEQLALLMTRDPITISPGSDLQTAARLLLQHGIRRLPVVDDGKLVGLVTVADVVGAIADMNIDIPIKDYVEKEVVAIYNETPLPVVARIMELAGVKAVPVLDAALELIGIISDRDIISASVIEDSVEMSDMSAGQDDDAWTWESMRDTMSIYYSVSRIKVPNLIGSDIMIREPITATYIASISDCARKMKRNRIDQIPIINSNRKLQGLLRDHDLLKPLIES from the coding sequence ATGCCAAAAAACATCTTCATAGAAGATATCATGGTAAGGGACGTCGCATGCGCGACCCTGCCTGGTTCCAGGGACGAGGTTCTTAAAATTCTTAAGAACAAACATATCTCGGGAGTCCCGGTACTCAAAGATTCCAGAGTAGTAGGAATCGTAACCAGGACAAACCTCTTACAAAACCCTGAGGAGGAACAGCTGGCCCTTCTAATGACACGAGACCCGATAACCATATCCCCTGGATCGGACCTGCAGACTGCCGCACGCCTGCTCCTGCAGCACGGTATCAGAAGGCTCCCAGTGGTTGATGATGGAAAGCTTGTGGGACTCGTTACGGTTGCAGATGTCGTGGGCGCAATTGCGGATATGAATATAGATATTCCGATCAAAGACTATGTGGAAAAGGAAGTAGTTGCAATCTACAATGAAACACCTTTGCCTGTCGTAGCCAGGATCATGGAGCTTGCCGGTGTTAAGGCTGTGCCTGTGCTTGATGCTGCTCTTGAACTCATAGGGATTATCTCGGACCGGGACATTATCTCTGCCAGTGTTATTGAGGACAGCGTGGAGATGTCGGATATGTCCGCAGGGCAGGATGACGATGCCTGGACCTGGGAGTCCATGAGAGATACCATGAGTATTTACTACAGCGTGTCAAGGATCAAAGTCCCCAACCTTATCGGAAGCGACATCATGATCCGGGAACCTATCACAGCTACCTATATTGCATCTATCAGCGACTGCGCAAGAAAAATGAAACGCAACAGGATCGACCAGATACCGATCATTAATTCGAACCGCAAACTTCAGGGTCTCTTAAGGGACCACGACCTCCTGAAACCCCTGATAGAGTCCTGA
- a CDS encoding universal stress protein: protein MTSEFYRNIVIATDGSENTQRAISYGIEIAKLSGATVHALYVVDTSAFSSIPMSSDGGWEAMYEILRKEGERAVSAVKYQGEAAGVEVREIVWEGNPSNVIIEFTENNNADLVVMGTLGKTGLDRFLLGSVAEKVVRSSKVPVMVVRSGEKS, encoded by the coding sequence ATGACGAGCGAGTTTTACCGGAACATAGTAATTGCAACAGACGGATCCGAGAATACCCAGAGGGCAATTTCTTACGGAATTGAAATTGCAAAACTCAGCGGGGCTACAGTTCACGCACTTTATGTGGTGGACACATCTGCTTTTTCGTCAATACCAATGAGCTCGGATGGCGGCTGGGAAGCAATGTACGAAATCCTGAGAAAAGAGGGTGAAAGAGCGGTTTCTGCCGTAAAGTATCAGGGAGAAGCTGCAGGGGTAGAGGTGAGAGAGATTGTCTGGGAAGGAAATCCAAGTAATGTAATCATCGAGTTCACAGAGAATAACAACGCTGACCTTGTAGTTATGGGGACACTTGGAAAAACCGGACTTGACAGGTTCCTTCTGGGCAGCGTTGCAGAAAAAGTAGTAAGAAGCTCGAAGGTTCCGGTAATGGTCGTCCGCAGTGGAGAAAAGAGCTGA
- a CDS encoding amidohydrolase family protein, with amino-acid sequence MYGTEQVISGTIIAGPELIPIEGYICVRNGIITEVGEECTRSKNIIAPCFVNAHTHLGDSVCKDPLLGKTSGFRIQRDLDSLVKPPDGLKHRILRETSYKILVEHIRRSLLDMIETGTCAFADFREGGLVGVAALNKALEGLELHSLIFGRPTEPQLPLEVVLAEVRRILLHSDGLGISGANDLEMELLQGITACTRDRKKLFAIHAGEKDRSDIENALSLEPDLLIHLTQATEKDLNEVAQAEIPVVVCPRSNFVTGVGMAPIAEMLETGIRVAAGTDNVMLNSVNMFAEMEFMSKVFSIDDRQVFKICTLNGSFVMGPDSASSIEKGNKANLMILNGSSNNLAGIQDPVGGITKRARPDDILAVLHS; translated from the coding sequence GTGTACGGCACTGAACAGGTAATCTCAGGAACAATTATTGCAGGTCCCGAACTGATACCCATAGAGGGATATATCTGTGTAAGAAACGGGATTATTACTGAAGTTGGAGAGGAGTGCACACGTTCTAAAAACATAATAGCTCCTTGTTTTGTCAATGCGCATACTCATCTTGGAGACTCGGTTTGTAAAGATCCTTTACTGGGAAAAACTTCAGGTTTTCGAATTCAGAGAGACCTTGACTCCCTTGTAAAACCTCCTGATGGATTAAAACATAGAATTCTCAGGGAAACTTCTTATAAAATACTTGTAGAGCACATTAGAAGGTCTTTACTGGATATGATAGAGACAGGAACCTGTGCTTTTGCGGATTTTAGAGAAGGAGGACTTGTAGGAGTTGCAGCCCTTAATAAAGCCCTTGAGGGACTTGAACTGCATTCCCTGATATTTGGAAGACCCACTGAACCCCAGCTTCCTCTGGAAGTAGTGCTTGCTGAAGTAAGAAGGATTTTACTTCATTCCGACGGACTTGGAATAAGCGGAGCAAACGATCTCGAAATGGAACTCCTGCAGGGGATTACAGCGTGTACTCGGGATAGAAAAAAACTTTTTGCAATCCACGCTGGGGAAAAGGACAGAAGTGACATTGAAAACGCCCTGTCTCTGGAGCCAGACCTATTGATCCATTTAACACAGGCCACAGAAAAAGACCTTAATGAAGTGGCTCAGGCAGAAATTCCGGTTGTTGTCTGTCCGAGGTCAAACTTCGTAACAGGAGTGGGAATGGCACCGATAGCTGAAATGCTTGAAACTGGAATTAGAGTAGCAGCCGGGACGGATAATGTAATGTTAAATTCTGTAAATATGTTTGCCGAAATGGAATTTATGTCTAAAGTATTTTCGATAGATGATAGACAAGTATTTAAAATTTGCACACTTAATGGTTCTTTTGTAATGGGGCCAGATTCCGCGAGTTCTATCGAAAAGGGAAATAAAGCCAATTTAATGATCCTGAACGGGAGTTCGAATAATCTTGCAGGGATACAGGATCCTGTAGGTGGAATCACAAAACGGGCAAGGCCTGATGATATATTAGCTGTACTTCATTCGTAA
- a CDS encoding DUF167 domain-containing protein has translation MSFEEAIKGLDSGIVIDIEVTPGSRSLSVPSGYNEWRRRIEVKLTKNAQKGKANEQLIESLAQLFGISSSDILISSGATSSKKSLLIKGVSYQQAVSVFGARLKS, from the coding sequence ATGTCCTTTGAAGAGGCAATAAAAGGTCTGGATTCTGGTATTGTTATCGACATCGAAGTCACTCCGGGTTCCAGGTCGCTTTCTGTTCCCAGCGGCTATAATGAATGGCGCAGGAGAATTGAAGTAAAGCTGACTAAAAACGCCCAGAAAGGAAAGGCAAATGAACAGCTTATTGAGAGCCTTGCCCAACTCTTCGGGATAAGCAGCTCGGATATCCTGATAAGTAGCGGAGCTACAAGCAGCAAAAAGTCCTTACTGATAAAAGGTGTCTCCTACCAGCAGGCGGTTTCGGTTTTTGGTGCCCGCTTAAAAAGCTGA
- a CDS encoding toprim domain-containing protein, whose protein sequence is MTDVEVYRKRLERIEELLLELSEYSERGAVIIVEGKRDILSMKRLGIKGSFELATRHSLFNFSERIASLGCEVIILTDWDRRGDLLAAKLSEYFGNFGIKPELQIRNKLKLITQKEIKDIESLYTYVSKLRSKTGLSFNYEYGTGTELEN, encoded by the coding sequence GTGACTGATGTTGAGGTCTATAGAAAAAGGCTGGAAAGAATTGAGGAATTGCTCCTGGAACTTTCAGAATACTCTGAAAGGGGAGCAGTGATCATTGTTGAAGGAAAAAGAGATATTCTTTCCATGAAACGGCTCGGTATTAAAGGCAGCTTCGAGCTTGCAACCCGGCATTCTCTTTTTAATTTCTCTGAAAGGATAGCGAGTCTGGGGTGTGAGGTTATCATACTCACGGATTGGGATAGGAGAGGCGACCTGCTTGCTGCCAAACTTTCCGAATACTTTGGAAATTTCGGAATAAAACCCGAGCTTCAAATCCGAAATAAACTGAAGTTAATAACACAAAAAGAAATCAAAGACATAGAAAGTCTGTACACTTATGTGTCCAAACTCAGGTCAAAAACAGGTTTGTCTTTTAATTATGAGTACGGAACTGGTACAGAACTCGAGAATTAA